The following proteins come from a genomic window of Myroides odoratus DSM 2801:
- a CDS encoding aspartate-semialdehyde dehydrogenase has product MKVAVVGATGMVGEIMLKVLAERNFPVTELIPVASEKSVGNEIEFKGKKYTIQSMAEAVKMKPEIALFSAGGSISLEWAPQFAAVGTTVIDNSSAWRMDPTKKLVVPEINAASLTKEDKIIANPNCSTIQLVMALAPLNKKYNVKRVVVSTYQSITGTGVKAVRQLENEYTGEVGEMAYPYPIHRNALPHCDVFEDNGYTKEEMKLVNETKKILEDDTVLVTATAVRIPVVGGHSEAVNVAFEQDFAIDEVRRILHGTPGIVVQDNTDTNTYPMPLYAQGKDDVFVGRIRRDETQPNTLNMWIVSDNLRKGAATNTIQIAEYLVANGLV; this is encoded by the coding sequence ATGAAAGTAGCAGTAGTAGGCGCTACCGGTATGGTAGGAGAGATTATGCTAAAAGTGTTAGCAGAACGCAATTTTCCAGTAACAGAATTAATACCTGTGGCTTCTGAGAAGTCCGTAGGGAATGAAATAGAGTTTAAGGGGAAGAAGTATACGATACAATCAATGGCCGAAGCTGTAAAGATGAAACCAGAAATTGCGTTGTTCTCTGCTGGTGGATCTATTTCTTTAGAATGGGCGCCTCAATTTGCCGCTGTGGGAACAACAGTGATTGATAATTCATCGGCTTGGAGAATGGACCCTACAAAGAAGTTAGTAGTTCCTGAAATTAATGCGGCTAGCTTAACAAAAGAAGATAAAATCATTGCGAATCCCAATTGTTCAACCATTCAATTGGTGATGGCTTTGGCGCCTTTAAATAAAAAATACAACGTGAAACGCGTCGTTGTTTCTACGTACCAATCCATTACGGGAACTGGAGTTAAAGCGGTCAGACAATTGGAAAATGAATATACAGGAGAGGTTGGAGAAATGGCGTATCCTTATCCAATTCACCGCAATGCATTGCCTCATTGTGATGTATTTGAAGATAATGGGTACACAAAAGAAGAAATGAAATTGGTGAATGAAACCAAGAAGATTTTAGAAGATGATACGGTATTAGTAACGGCAACAGCTGTGCGTATTCCAGTTGTAGGCGGACATAGTGAGGCAGTGAATGTTGCTTTTGAACAGGATTTCGCCATCGATGAGGTACGTCGTATTTTGCATGGAACACCAGGAATTGTAGTGCAAGATAATACAGATACGAATACGTATCCTATGCCACTTTATGCACAAGGAAAAGATGACGTTTTTGTTGGACGTATCCGCCGTGACGAAACACAACCGAATACCTTAAACATGTGGATTGTATCCGATAACTTAAGAAAAGGGGCTGCTACAAATACCATCCAGATTGCAGAATATTTAGTAGCCAACGGGTTAGTATAA
- a CDS encoding response regulator: MKRILLVDDHPLILEGYRMALLNHAEFAQGFIFEKAFDCTEAKQKIDQAIAHKEPYDLALVDFSLPKGEESTWEDGGDIIRYIKKEMPTCRTITITGHTEILTIYDIVKNIRPTSIIGKKEITPQVLIDVVHLVIMGHDYQSPLVKKCLEEMVCKEVMYDDYNRAILLLLAKGHKLIDLEHYVPLSAPTIKKRLAKMKAAFGVPDSATLVQEAIKQGFV, encoded by the coding sequence ATGAAAAGAATTTTGTTAGTAGATGATCATCCTCTGATTTTAGAAGGATATCGAATGGCATTGTTGAATCATGCTGAATTTGCTCAGGGTTTTATTTTTGAAAAAGCATTTGATTGTACCGAAGCAAAACAAAAAATTGACCAAGCAATTGCTCATAAAGAACCCTATGATCTCGCACTTGTGGACTTTTCATTACCCAAAGGAGAAGAATCAACATGGGAAGATGGAGGGGATATTATCCGCTACATTAAAAAAGAAATGCCTACGTGTAGAACCATTACCATTACAGGACACACGGAGATATTGACCATTTATGATATCGTAAAAAACATTAGACCTACAAGTATTATTGGCAAAAAGGAAATTACACCTCAAGTGTTAATTGACGTTGTTCACTTGGTTATCATGGGGCATGATTATCAAAGCCCATTGGTGAAAAAGTGCTTAGAAGAAATGGTTTGTAAGGAAGTGATGTATGACGATTACAATCGAGCAATTTTGCTGCTATTGGCCAAAGGACATAAGTTGATTGATTTAGAACATTATGTGCCTTTATCTGCACCTACAATTAAAAAGCGCTTGGCTAAAATGAAAGCGGCTTTTGGTGTGCCAGATTCAGCAACCCTCGTACAAGAAGCAATTAAACAAGGTTTTGTATAA
- the acnA gene encoding aconitate hydratase AcnA: protein MKNYKIASLKKLQDEGKDIHRLPFSIRILLENVLRNHDGFAITDEHIDTLVNWQPQPTDKDIPFKPARVLMQDFTGVPGVVDLASLRAEYVRQGKNGEKITPAIPVDLVIDHSVQVDYFGTDYAYKENVTKEYERNAERYELLKWAQQELKGFTVVPPGMGICHQVNLEYLAKGVINRDGWLFPDTLVGTDSHTPMVNGIGVIAWGVGGIEAEAAMLGQPIYFTCPEVVGLKLTGKIPEGATATDMVLSITKILRKQGVVGKFVEVFGDGLDHLSVTDRATISNMSPEFGCTVTYFPIDNQTLHYMRQTNREEDHVQLVEEYCKENLLWRTGKEDITYSAVVELDLNTLEPTVSGPKRPQDKILVRELDQTFSTLLEEEYNRAYVSVKDRRESAWLSEGGSGTEFVYKQAEKPTSEPTEVVKENMRAVRIKQKNKEYVLSDGSIVLAAITSCTNTSNPEVMIGAGLVARKAIQRGLRTKSWVKTSLAPGSKVVTHYLDRSGLSEDLEALRFHTVGYGCTSCIGNSGPLPAPIAEAVTQGDLVVASVLSGNRNFEARVHPQVKMNFLMSPMLVVAYALVGRVDINLLTDPLDYDPNGEPVYLRDIWPTHEEIRAVINDSLKREDFKEVYDQIFEGEENWKNLHAPKGASFEWNPSSTYIRHAPFFENLPKEPKPLTDIAGARVLLYLGDSVTTDHISPAGSFNEESAAGKYLLSQGVKPEDFNSYGSRRGNHEVMMRGTFANVRIKNKVAQREGGYSTYLPTNESLTVYDTAMKYKETETPLIVLAGKEYGSGSSRDWAAKGAYLLGIKAVIAESFERIHRSNLIGMGIAPLQFLPNQSAESLGLTGKETYTITGLAENLTPHKIVEVTAVNEANQTIKFQALARFDSLIEIEYYKNDGILQYVLRDFLKH from the coding sequence ATGAAGAATTACAAAATAGCTTCGCTTAAAAAGCTACAAGATGAGGGCAAAGACATTCATCGTTTGCCTTTTTCAATTCGTATTCTATTGGAGAACGTATTGCGAAATCACGACGGATTTGCCATTACAGATGAGCATATCGATACGTTAGTCAATTGGCAACCTCAACCTACAGATAAAGACATTCCTTTTAAACCTGCACGTGTATTGATGCAAGATTTTACGGGTGTTCCTGGTGTAGTGGATTTAGCTTCTTTACGTGCGGAATATGTACGTCAAGGAAAGAATGGAGAGAAAATTACTCCAGCTATTCCTGTTGATTTAGTGATTGACCACTCGGTGCAAGTGGATTATTTTGGAACTGATTATGCTTATAAAGAAAATGTAACCAAAGAATATGAGCGCAATGCTGAGCGTTATGAATTACTGAAATGGGCACAACAAGAATTAAAAGGATTTACTGTTGTACCTCCAGGAATGGGTATTTGCCACCAAGTGAACTTAGAATACCTTGCAAAAGGGGTTATCAATAGGGACGGTTGGTTATTCCCGGATACTTTAGTAGGAACAGATTCTCATACCCCAATGGTCAATGGAATTGGAGTAATTGCATGGGGTGTTGGAGGAATTGAGGCAGAAGCCGCTATGTTAGGGCAACCGATCTACTTTACTTGTCCAGAGGTTGTAGGACTTAAATTAACCGGAAAAATACCAGAAGGAGCCACCGCTACCGATATGGTACTATCCATTACAAAAATACTGCGTAAACAAGGAGTTGTAGGTAAGTTCGTAGAAGTTTTTGGAGATGGTTTAGATCATCTTTCTGTAACGGATCGCGCGACAATTTCGAATATGTCTCCTGAATTTGGATGTACAGTTACCTACTTCCCTATCGACAATCAGACGTTGCATTATATGCGTCAAACGAATCGCGAGGAAGACCACGTGCAATTAGTAGAGGAATACTGTAAAGAAAATCTTTTATGGCGTACGGGTAAAGAAGACATCACCTATTCTGCTGTTGTAGAATTGGATTTAAATACTTTAGAACCGACGGTATCGGGTCCTAAACGTCCACAAGATAAAATCTTAGTACGCGAATTAGACCAAACCTTCTCTACCTTATTAGAAGAAGAATACAACCGCGCTTATGTATCTGTAAAAGACAGACGTGAGTCTGCTTGGTTATCTGAAGGGGGTTCTGGAACTGAATTTGTCTACAAACAGGCGGAGAAACCAACAAGTGAACCGACTGAAGTAGTCAAAGAAAATATGCGTGCGGTTCGCATCAAACAAAAAAACAAAGAATATGTATTAAGCGACGGTAGTATTGTGCTTGCAGCCATTACCAGCTGTACCAATACATCCAATCCGGAAGTTATGATTGGTGCTGGATTGGTTGCTCGAAAAGCCATACAACGTGGATTGCGTACAAAATCATGGGTAAAAACCAGTTTGGCTCCAGGCTCAAAAGTAGTTACCCATTACTTGGATCGTTCAGGTCTATCGGAAGATTTAGAAGCTTTGCGCTTCCATACGGTAGGCTATGGTTGTACGTCTTGTATTGGAAATAGTGGACCATTACCTGCTCCTATTGCAGAAGCTGTAACCCAAGGTGATTTAGTTGTAGCTTCTGTGCTATCTGGAAATAGAAACTTTGAAGCAAGGGTTCATCCTCAAGTGAAAATGAACTTTTTGATGTCGCCTATGCTTGTGGTTGCCTATGCCTTAGTAGGACGTGTGGACATCAACTTACTAACGGATCCTTTGGATTATGATCCAAATGGAGAACCTGTGTATTTAAGAGATATTTGGCCAACGCATGAAGAAATTAGAGCCGTAATCAACGACTCCTTAAAACGAGAAGACTTTAAAGAAGTGTACGATCAAATCTTTGAAGGGGAAGAAAACTGGAAGAATCTTCATGCTCCAAAAGGTGCAAGTTTTGAGTGGAACCCTTCGTCTACTTATATTCGTCATGCTCCATTCTTTGAAAACCTGCCGAAAGAGCCTAAACCTCTAACGGATATCGCTGGAGCACGAGTGTTGCTTTACTTAGGTGATTCTGTAACAACGGATCATATTTCACCTGCAGGTTCTTTCAATGAAGAATCGGCAGCAGGAAAATACTTATTGTCCCAAGGAGTGAAACCCGAAGACTTTAACTCATACGGATCTAGACGTGGAAATCACGAGGTGATGATGAGAGGAACATTTGCCAACGTTCGCATCAAGAATAAAGTAGCACAACGCGAAGGAGGATATAGTACCTATTTACCAACAAATGAATCTTTAACAGTATATGATACTGCAATGAAGTACAAAGAAACGGAAACACCGCTTATTGTACTTGCTGGAAAAGAATATGGTAGTGGTTCTTCTCGTGACTGGGCCGCAAAAGGGGCTTATCTATTGGGAATCAAAGCGGTTATTGCAGAAAGCTTTGAGCGTATTCACCGCAGTAACTTGATTGGAATGGGAATTGCTCCGTTGCAATTCTTACCTAATCAATCGGCAGAGAGCTTAGGATTAACAGGAAAAGAGACCTATACTATTACGGGATTAGCTGAAAATCTAACACCGCATAAAATAGTAGAAGTAACTGCTGTTAATGAAGCAAACCAAACGATTAAATTCCAAGCTTTAGCTCGATTTGATTCACTCATTGAAATTGAATACTATAAAAATGATGGAATTCTTCAATATGTATTGAGGGATTTCTTGAAACATTAA